Proteins encoded by one window of Halosolutus amylolyticus:
- a CDS encoding M20 family metallopeptidase, with amino-acid sequence MTVPVVDRDVSRVDLAETTLDLVAFDTSNPPGDTREIVAWLESTVRDLGIETDRFVADPTKPNLLATIPGERETTLLFSGHLDTVPFDPDGWSFDPLGERVDDRIYGRGTTDMKGAIAAMLHVARTYADTRPPVTLAFAFVSDEEVGGDAGVAALLEADRLDADACVIGEPTCTADARSITVADRGSIWLTLEATGEAAHGSRPMLGENAIDRLWGAIETVRTRLESRSLAIPDPVAPIVEESVDYYAPSMGAGTARRLFERPTVNLGTIAGGENVNSVPRHASARLDVRLTAGVETPAVLDEVREWIDDHEGVSIADASWSIGSYEDPDAPIVTATRAVAADVLDDRVHRRSATGGGDAKRLRNAGVPTIEFAAGTGTVHACDEYTTVDALAATAETYSRLPAAFAARLDETER; translated from the coding sequence GTGACCGTTCCGGTCGTCGATCGCGACGTCTCGCGGGTCGACCTCGCCGAGACGACGCTCGATCTCGTCGCGTTCGACACGTCCAACCCGCCCGGCGACACCCGCGAGATCGTCGCATGGCTCGAATCGACGGTTCGCGATCTCGGGATCGAGACCGATCGGTTCGTGGCCGACCCGACGAAACCGAACCTGCTCGCGACGATCCCCGGCGAGCGCGAGACGACGCTGCTCTTCAGCGGACACCTCGATACGGTCCCGTTCGACCCCGACGGCTGGTCGTTCGACCCGCTCGGGGAACGCGTCGACGACCGCATCTACGGCCGCGGGACGACGGACATGAAGGGTGCGATCGCCGCGATGCTCCACGTCGCCCGCACGTACGCCGACACCCGTCCGCCGGTAACGTTGGCGTTCGCGTTCGTCAGTGACGAGGAGGTCGGCGGCGACGCCGGCGTCGCGGCCCTGCTCGAGGCCGATCGACTCGACGCCGACGCCTGCGTGATCGGCGAACCGACCTGCACCGCGGACGCCCGCTCGATCACGGTGGCCGATCGGGGAAGCATCTGGCTCACGCTCGAGGCGACCGGCGAGGCCGCCCACGGCTCGCGACCGATGCTCGGCGAGAACGCGATCGATCGCCTCTGGGGGGCGATCGAGACGGTCCGGACGCGACTCGAAAGTCGATCGCTCGCGATCCCGGACCCGGTCGCGCCGATCGTCGAGGAGTCCGTCGACTACTACGCACCGTCGATGGGCGCGGGCACCGCACGACGGCTGTTCGAGCGCCCGACGGTCAACCTCGGCACGATCGCGGGCGGCGAGAACGTCAACAGCGTGCCGCGACACGCGAGCGCGCGACTGGACGTCCGCCTCACTGCGGGCGTCGAGACGCCGGCCGTCCTCGACGAGGTTCGCGAGTGGATCGACGACCACGAGGGCGTGTCGATCGCGGACGCAAGCTGGAGCATCGGCAGTTACGAGGACCCGGATGCGCCGATCGTGACCGCGACGCGAGCCGTCGCGGCGGACGTACTCGACGATCGCGTCCACCGCCGGAGCGCGACGGGCGGCGGCGATGCGAAGCGGCTCCGGAACGCGGGGGTTCCGACGATCGAGTTCGCCGCCGGGACCGGTACGGTCCACGCCTGCGACGAGTACACGACCGTCGACGCCCTCGCGGCGACCGCAGAGACGTACTCCCGATTGCCGGCCGCGTTCGCCGCCCGACTGGACGAAACCGAACGATAA
- a CDS encoding SCO family protein, producing the protein MNRRHYLRSAAVSSVGAVAGCLGSLPGFDDGNTVLDAPERDLSEATHPSYGDDLPAVSVPDPLRDEEISTAQFEGDRTVLLTFFYTNCPDGVCPALLLRLRRAQEVAAEQGFGDGVAFLAMTFDPERDTPDVLRTYADQQGVDLEAGNWHFLRPETYEAAKDIVGDEFGLPLEKRPAEDYENLEYMFPHYAYIFLVNDRGLVERVYPDGATIDVARVVDDFETVATA; encoded by the coding sequence ATGAATCGACGTCACTACCTTCGTTCGGCCGCCGTGTCGAGCGTCGGGGCCGTTGCGGGCTGTCTCGGGTCGCTCCCGGGTTTCGACGACGGGAACACGGTACTCGACGCCCCGGAGCGGGACCTGAGCGAGGCGACCCATCCCAGCTACGGCGACGACCTCCCCGCGGTCAGTGTCCCGGACCCGTTGCGCGACGAGGAGATTTCGACGGCCCAGTTCGAGGGCGATCGGACCGTCCTGCTGACGTTCTTTTACACGAACTGCCCGGACGGGGTGTGTCCCGCGCTGCTACTGCGACTCCGGCGGGCACAGGAAGTCGCCGCCGAACAGGGGTTCGGCGACGGCGTCGCGTTCCTCGCGATGACGTTCGATCCCGAGCGGGATACCCCGGACGTACTTCGTACGTACGCCGACCAACAGGGCGTCGACCTCGAGGCCGGGAACTGGCACTTCCTGCGGCCGGAAACGTACGAGGCGGCGAAAGACATCGTCGGCGACGAGTTCGGCCTCCCTCTCGAGAAGCGACCGGCCGAGGACTACGAGAACCTCGAGTACATGTTCCCCCACTACGCCTACATCTTCCTGGTCAACGATCGCGGACTCGTCGAGCGCGTTTACCCGGACGGAGCGACGATCGACGTCGCGCGCGTCGTCGACGACTTCGAAACCGTGGCGACCGCCTGA
- a CDS encoding MBL fold metallo-hydrolase encodes MSNTDIEPSAVARRIHDDDSADLFVLDVRNEADYEEWRIDGSLNVPIYDDLLSYDYSTLETHLDDLPAETEIAVVCVAGITSARAAEFLRQHGFDARSVADGMNGWGRVHRASDVDRVDGVVQIVRPGTGCVSYLAHDGDRAVVVDPSQYVDRYLDAADERDLEIVGVADTHAHADHVSGARRLAGDLDVPYYLHGDDAGDLDVAELEDGETIAVGDRALEVLHTPGHTPGSVSFRFGDALLAGDTLFLRSVGRPDLEDSSDDAVREAASLLFDSLDRLTAFDDGTVVLPGHFSDESIRPLATELGALRAETTNELLSYVADGDEPAFVETIVESLADEPANYNEIKRINWGEEQPGGDVEALELGPNNCAAN; translated from the coding sequence ATGAGCAATACAGATATCGAACCTTCGGCGGTCGCCCGACGCATTCACGACGACGATTCGGCGGACCTCTTCGTACTCGACGTCAGGAACGAGGCCGACTACGAGGAGTGGCGGATCGACGGGAGCCTGAACGTCCCCATCTACGACGACCTGCTGTCGTACGACTACTCCACGCTGGAGACACACCTCGACGACCTGCCCGCGGAGACGGAGATCGCCGTCGTCTGCGTCGCCGGGATCACTTCGGCCCGCGCCGCGGAATTCCTCCGCCAGCACGGGTTCGACGCGAGGTCGGTCGCCGACGGGATGAACGGCTGGGGGCGCGTCCACCGCGCGTCCGACGTCGATCGCGTCGACGGCGTCGTCCAGATCGTCCGCCCCGGGACGGGCTGCGTTTCGTACCTCGCCCACGACGGCGATCGGGCCGTCGTCGTCGATCCGAGCCAGTACGTCGATCGGTACCTGGACGCGGCCGACGAGCGCGACCTCGAGATCGTCGGCGTCGCTGACACGCACGCCCACGCCGACCACGTCTCGGGCGCGCGCCGCCTCGCGGGCGACCTCGACGTACCGTACTACCTCCACGGGGACGACGCCGGCGACCTCGACGTGGCCGAACTCGAGGACGGCGAGACGATCGCCGTCGGAGACCGGGCTCTCGAGGTGCTCCACACGCCGGGACACACGCCCGGGAGCGTCTCGTTCCGGTTCGGCGACGCCCTCCTCGCCGGGGACACGCTGTTCCTCCGCAGTGTCGGCCGTCCCGACCTCGAGGATAGCTCCGACGACGCCGTCCGAGAGGCCGCGAGCCTGTTGTTCGACAGCCTCGATCGCCTGACGGCGTTCGACGACGGGACCGTCGTGCTCCCCGGGCACTTCAGCGACGAGTCGATCCGGCCGCTCGCGACCGAACTCGGCGCGCTCCGGGCGGAGACGACGAACGAACTCCTGAGTTACGTCGCGGACGGCGACGAGCCGGCGTTCGTCGAGACCATCGTCGAGAGCCTTGCGGACGAGCCGGCAAACTACAACGAGATCAAGCGGATCAACTGGGGAGAAGAACAACCCGGCGGCGACGTCGAGGCGCTCGAACTGGGGCCGAACAACTGCGCCGCGAACTAG
- a CDS encoding nucleotidyltransferase domain-containing protein, whose translation MNRKTVQTGPELDGAHVCLPIPVNDPDLFRHDATAQILRLVTDNPDRAFSNRQLHRLTGKGMGNVNGAVTALEDVGLITVDRGGRSNRIEINAAKLYKPDDRITLVPQTEFQRPIRAAMVRLGEAIGTDIGVVLFGSVARGSADRASDIDLFVVVPDDRMAGQRTAHEIEKEIGSERFDGDRYEFHIVVETRDSAPKHDRISDILTEGITLRTSAALDAVKGEVFENGA comes from the coding sequence ATGAACAGGAAAACTGTTCAGACGGGACCGGAGCTCGATGGAGCACACGTCTGTCTTCCAATTCCCGTTAACGACCCCGATCTGTTCCGTCACGACGCGACCGCTCAGATCCTCCGGCTAGTAACGGATAATCCTGATCGAGCGTTCAGTAACCGCCAGCTCCATCGGTTAACTGGAAAGGGAATGGGGAACGTGAACGGCGCTGTAACCGCTCTGGAGGACGTCGGGCTGATCACGGTAGATCGCGGTGGGCGATCGAACCGGATCGAGATTAACGCGGCGAAACTGTACAAACCGGACGATCGCATTACGCTGGTCCCACAGACCGAATTTCAGCGACCGATCCGAGCGGCGATGGTGCGACTCGGCGAAGCCATCGGTACCGATATCGGCGTGGTTTTGTTCGGGAGTGTCGCTCGAGGTAGCGCCGACCGGGCCAGCGACATCGATCTATTCGTCGTGGTCCCGGACGACCGGATGGCGGGCCAGCGAACCGCCCACGAAATCGAAAAAGAGATCGGATCCGAACGTTTCGACGGCGATCGATACGAGTTCCACATCGTCGTCGAAACGCGAGACTCCGCTCCGAAGCACGATCGAATTTCGGATATTCTCACCGAAGGGATCACGCTACGGACGTCCGCTGCGCTGGACGCCGTGAAAGGGGAGGTGTTCGAGAATGGCGCTTGA
- a CDS encoding dihydrolipoyl dehydrogenase, with protein sequence MDAGTAEFDFLVVGSGSGLDVANAAANRGQSVAVVEKGPLGGTCLNRGCIPSKKLLYHAEVMETVDRADEFGIHVDVTDVDFADIVREVNEDVSGSAESIHHGLRTSNRHTLFEGQAEFADDRTIEITSGLDAGKRARADTVLVAAGTRPAIPPIDGIESVDYLTSREALQLETPPDHLVIVGGGYIAAELAHFFGTFGSDVTIVGRRRSFLPEADDEVAAAFTERYADRFAIHTGYEAVAAAESGGEVTVEARPYPPAWDDADERDGVTVTGDTLLVAAGRRPNSDTLNLAATGVETDANGFVETDEYLRTSADGIWALGDIVGEYLLKHNANHEARAVVRNLFGDDPVPVDYTAMPFAVFASPEVAGVGAREQDLREADRAYATRTYRYEDTARGNAMKVEGLVKVLAEPDGEILGCHIVGPEASNLIEEVVVAMKAGTGTVWDIRESVHIHPALSEVVDRAFAGQFTRRGDGHDHHDHDHSDHDHHNHGHDGRGHNEHDEHSHDDRE encoded by the coding sequence ATGGACGCTGGCACTGCGGAGTTCGACTTCCTCGTCGTCGGTTCGGGGTCCGGGCTCGACGTCGCGAACGCGGCTGCGAACCGCGGGCAGTCCGTCGCGGTCGTCGAGAAGGGGCCGCTCGGCGGCACCTGTCTCAACCGGGGCTGTATCCCCTCGAAGAAACTGCTGTACCACGCGGAGGTGATGGAGACCGTCGATCGAGCCGACGAGTTCGGCATCCACGTCGACGTGACCGACGTCGACTTCGCCGACATCGTTCGCGAGGTGAACGAGGACGTCTCCGGGAGCGCCGAGTCGATCCACCACGGGTTGCGCACGTCGAACCGCCACACGCTGTTCGAGGGCCAGGCCGAGTTCGCCGACGATCGGACGATAGAGATCACGTCCGGTCTCGACGCGGGCAAGCGCGCCCGGGCCGACACCGTCCTCGTGGCCGCGGGGACGCGGCCGGCGATCCCGCCGATCGACGGCATCGAGTCCGTCGACTACCTCACCAGCCGGGAGGCGCTCCAGCTCGAGACACCGCCGGACCACCTCGTGATCGTCGGCGGCGGCTACATCGCGGCCGAACTGGCGCACTTCTTCGGAACGTTCGGCAGCGACGTGACGATCGTGGGCCGGCGTCGATCGTTCCTCCCGGAGGCCGACGACGAGGTCGCCGCCGCGTTCACCGAGCGATACGCCGATCGGTTCGCGATCCACACGGGGTACGAGGCCGTCGCAGCCGCGGAGTCGGGCGGCGAGGTAACCGTCGAGGCGCGCCCGTACCCACCCGCGTGGGACGATGCGGACGAGCGTGACGGCGTGACGGTGACCGGCGACACCCTCTTAGTCGCGGCCGGCCGGCGGCCCAACTCGGACACGCTGAACCTGGCGGCGACGGGCGTCGAAACCGACGCGAACGGGTTCGTCGAGACCGACGAGTACCTCCGGACGTCCGCCGACGGGATCTGGGCGCTCGGGGACATCGTCGGCGAGTACCTGCTGAAGCACAACGCGAACCACGAGGCCCGGGCCGTCGTCCGGAACCTGTTCGGCGACGACCCCGTGCCGGTCGACTACACCGCGATGCCCTTCGCCGTGTTCGCCTCCCCGGAGGTCGCCGGCGTCGGCGCCCGGGAGCAGGATCTCCGCGAGGCCGATCGCGCGTACGCCACGCGCACCTACCGCTACGAGGACACCGCCCGCGGGAATGCGATGAAGGTCGAGGGACTCGTCAAGGTGCTCGCCGAACCGGACGGCGAGATCCTCGGCTGTCACATCGTCGGGCCGGAGGCGTCGAACCTGATCGAGGAGGTCGTCGTCGCGATGAAGGCGGGCACGGGAACCGTCTGGGACATCCGCGAGTCGGTCCACATCCATCCCGCCCTCTCGGAGGTGGTCGATCGGGCCTTCGCCGGCCAGTTCACCCGCCGCGGCGACGGGCACGACCACCACGATCACGACCACAGCGACCACGACCACCACAACCACGGACACGACGGTCGCGGGCATAACGAGCACGACGAACACAGCCACGACGATCGCGAGTGA
- a CDS encoding DUF7521 family protein, whose translation MEAPFVLAKLITLTLSLAIAYLAFHGYRRNGRKPMLYVSAGFVFIGAGAICEGLIYVVFGTSILSAGLIQAAVVSSGMVLVLVSLTQ comes from the coding sequence ATCGAGGCGCCGTTCGTTCTCGCGAAACTGATCACGCTCACGTTGAGCCTCGCCATCGCGTACCTGGCCTTTCACGGCTACCGACGGAACGGACGCAAACCGATGCTGTACGTCTCGGCGGGGTTCGTGTTCATCGGTGCCGGGGCGATCTGTGAAGGCCTCATCTACGTCGTCTTCGGCACGTCGATCCTGTCCGCGGGGCTCATCCAGGCTGCGGTCGTCTCGAGCGGGATGGTACTCGTTCTCGTCTCGTTGACCCAGTGA
- a CDS encoding ArsR/SmtB family transcription factor has protein sequence MQREGTSNPSEVFQVLADDYARRILVAADREPMTAKDLSDACDASLATVYRRVSMLQEHDLVEERRSIGPDGSHRSEFETVLEGLHLDLSEGELTLAMETRDELADNFTSLWDDIRGER, from the coding sequence GTGCAACGCGAGGGAACCTCGAACCCGTCGGAGGTCTTTCAGGTGCTGGCCGACGACTACGCGCGACGGATTCTCGTCGCGGCGGACCGGGAGCCGATGACCGCGAAGGATCTCAGCGATGCGTGCGACGCCTCCCTCGCGACGGTGTACCGTCGCGTCTCGATGCTCCAGGAACACGACCTCGTCGAAGAACGGCGATCGATCGGGCCGGACGGCTCCCACCGGAGCGAGTTCGAGACGGTGCTCGAGGGACTCCACCTCGACCTCTCCGAGGGCGAACTGACGCTGGCCATGGAGACGCGCGACGAACTGGCGGACAACTTTACGTCGCTGTGGGACGACATCCGAGGAGAGCGATGA
- a CDS encoding carbamoyltransferase family protein translates to MTDYLLAFKPAIGLYGQHDPSAVLFEDGTPVFGVEEERYTREKHATETFPERAIRACLDHRDLTLSDVDRVLLPYDPQLRGNLTAHYLTDAVRAPGLARKLSALEGTVVTEARSRFVPTRQIENRLASIGTPVPPIETISHHRCHAASAFHPSGFEEGVVLTVDAKGEYDSTVVWYADEDGLTRTHTYEHPNSLGLFFAIVTEYLGYRMFNGEGKVMGLAPYGEDNSEIEGVLRDLIDTGADYDVTELTKRWGTGHGVELLEDAFGRPRNETPGEFDQWEKDLAHTAQKLLEETVVAIAESAVEQLGTANVALAGGVALNCKLNQRVRESPAVDDVFVQPVAHDAGLALGAGWSRQRPADVDRQTTVYLGPEYETDEIRSTLETNKLAYAEPDDVARYVAKRLADGDLVGWFQGRMEMGPRALGARSILADPRTAASRDRVNRFVKHREEWRPFAPSMLESAAAEYLVDGEPAPFMIDAFDVDPAKTGNLEAVLHPADDSTRPQTVREDQHPRYHRLISEFAEITGVPVVLNTSFNDHAEPIVRTPTQAIKDFYGMGLDVLVLEDLVLEKDAHAVEKDARVVETDARPG, encoded by the coding sequence ATGACCGACTATCTACTCGCATTTAAACCCGCGATCGGGCTGTACGGCCAACACGATCCGAGCGCCGTGCTCTTCGAGGACGGCACGCCCGTCTTCGGCGTCGAGGAGGAGCGATACACGCGGGAGAAACACGCGACGGAGACCTTCCCCGAGCGGGCGATCCGGGCCTGTCTCGACCACCGGGACCTGACCCTCTCGGACGTCGATCGCGTCCTGTTGCCCTACGACCCGCAACTGCGCGGGAACCTCACCGCACACTATCTCACCGACGCGGTTCGAGCCCCCGGCCTCGCGCGAAAACTCTCCGCGCTGGAGGGGACCGTCGTCACGGAAGCCCGCAGCCGGTTCGTCCCGACGCGCCAGATCGAGAACCGCCTCGCGTCGATCGGCACGCCGGTGCCGCCGATCGAGACGATCTCCCACCACCGCTGTCACGCGGCGAGCGCGTTCCACCCTTCCGGATTCGAGGAGGGGGTCGTTCTCACGGTCGACGCGAAAGGCGAGTACGACTCGACGGTCGTCTGGTACGCCGACGAGGACGGACTGACACGCACACACACGTACGAACACCCCAACAGCCTCGGGCTCTTCTTCGCGATCGTCACGGAGTACCTCGGCTACCGGATGTTCAACGGCGAGGGGAAGGTGATGGGCCTGGCCCCCTACGGCGAGGACAACTCCGAGATCGAGGGCGTCCTGCGGGACCTGATCGACACCGGAGCGGACTACGACGTCACCGAACTGACGAAGCGCTGGGGGACCGGCCACGGCGTCGAGTTGCTCGAGGACGCGTTCGGCCGCCCCCGCAACGAGACGCCCGGCGAGTTCGACCAGTGGGAAAAGGACCTGGCCCACACGGCCCAGAAGCTCCTGGAGGAGACGGTCGTCGCCATCGCGGAGTCGGCCGTCGAGCAACTGGGAACCGCGAACGTTGCGCTCGCGGGCGGGGTGGCGCTCAACTGCAAGCTGAACCAGCGCGTTCGCGAATCGCCGGCCGTCGACGACGTCTTCGTCCAGCCAGTCGCCCACGACGCGGGGCTCGCGCTCGGGGCGGGCTGGTCGCGACAGCGCCCCGCCGACGTCGATCGCCAGACCACCGTCTACCTCGGCCCCGAGTACGAGACCGACGAGATCCGATCGACCCTCGAGACGAACAAACTCGCGTACGCGGAACCGGACGACGTAGCGCGCTACGTCGCCAAACGGCTCGCGGACGGCGACCTCGTCGGCTGGTTCCAGGGCCGCATGGAGATGGGGCCGCGCGCGCTCGGCGCGCGAAGCATCCTCGCCGATCCCCGCACCGCGGCGTCGCGCGATCGGGTCAACCGGTTCGTCAAACACCGCGAGGAGTGGCGTCCGTTCGCCCCGTCGATGCTCGAGTCGGCCGCCGCCGAGTACCTCGTCGACGGCGAACCGGCACCGTTCATGATCGACGCGTTCGACGTCGATCCGGCGAAGACCGGGAACCTCGAGGCCGTCCTGCACCCGGCCGACGACTCGACGCGACCCCAGACCGTCCGCGAGGACCAGCACCCGCGCTACCACCGACTCATCTCCGAGTTCGCCGAGATCACCGGCGTCCCGGTCGTCCTCAACACCTCGTTCAACGACCACGCCGAACCGATCGTCCGGACGCCGACCCAGGCGATCAAGGACTTCTACGGCATGGGGCTCGACGTCCTCGTCCTCGAGGACCTCGTCCTCGAGAAGGACGCCCATGCCGTCGAGAAGGACGCCCGCGTCGTCGAGACGGACGCCCGTCCCGGGTGA
- a CDS encoding thioredoxin family protein, with protein sequence MTDTARSGSIDDGQTTQKPVQLDDAADYDDLLAEHDLVLLEFVTSGCGICASMEPVLGTVARSAPGVVATVNAGLVPDLAGEFDVRSVPTLVVLKEGEEVARLDDGFQGAETLVDLLETHAAQ encoded by the coding sequence ATGACCGACACAGCACGCTCGGGATCGATCGACGACGGACAGACGACACAGAAGCCCGTCCAGCTAGACGATGCCGCCGACTACGACGACCTGCTCGCGGAGCACGACCTCGTACTGCTCGAGTTCGTCACGTCGGGGTGTGGCATCTGCGCGTCGATGGAACCGGTGCTCGGCACCGTCGCCCGAAGCGCGCCGGGCGTCGTGGCGACGGTAAACGCCGGTCTCGTCCCGGATCTCGCCGGCGAGTTCGACGTCCGGAGCGTCCCGACGCTCGTCGTCCTGAAAGAGGGCGAGGAGGTCGCCCGCCTCGACGACGGCTTCCAGGGCGCGGAGACGCTCGTGGACCTGCTCGAGACGCACGCGGCGCAGTAA